The DNA window ACTGGTTATTGATATCGTCGATGCTGGTTTTAACTTTTTTATCGACTTTGAGCTGCACGGTCACCGGATAATCGCCCTCCCAGATGGTGGCAAGGGGGAATCCTTTGGTGCCGACCATCAGAGAATAACCGAGCAGCGTATTAGAGTATCCAAGCCGGCTGGCTTCATCCCTTTTAATTTCGAGATCGATGGTCTGCTGAGCCTGTTTGAAATCCGTGCGCACCCAGGTAACGCCTTCGCATTGCCGGACAAGATCCGAGATGCGGCCCGCCGTCTGTTTCAGCGTCTGCAGGTCCTCACCGGCTATGCGGATTTCGATGGGAGATGGGGAGACGGCGAATTCCAACTGTTTCCATTTGACATTCGCGTTCGCATAGCGATGGGCGCATTTGACGCTGTATTCATCAAGCACCTCTATCGTCGCCTGGTTGGAGGTCGTCAGTACGATTAATTGTCCATAGCTTTTTGCCGGAAAATTGGGCGCATAGATCGTATGGAAACGCGGCGAGCTGGTGCCGACAAAAGACGCCACGGTCTTTACCCGCGGATCCTTTTCCAACAATTGTTCCAAATCTTTCATCACCGCGTCGGTTTGCTGCAGGGAACTGCCCAGGGGCAAGTGCACCTCAACGGCAAACTGGTTGCGTTCGATTTTTGGAAAAGACTGTTGCGGGGAAATGCCGAGGATCACCAGGCCGGCGATGAAGGAGGCCATGCCCAGCAACACCACGATCAGTTTGTTTTTAAAGGCGTTATCCAATAAGCGGTTGTACTGTTTCTGTACCTGGTCGAGAAAAACGGCTTTCCTGCCCTTGCGGCTGTCGTTTTTAATGCCCTTCTTGATGAACGAATAGCTCAGCAGCGGCACCAGCACCGCGGAGGTGAACAGAGAGGTGAACAGGGCAAAGCTGACCACATAGGGGAGAGAGCGGACGAAATCGCCGGCGGTCCCCTTCATAAAAAAGATGATCGGCCAGAAACAGGCGATGAGTATGAGGGTGGCCGAAAGCACGGAACCGAACAGGTCCGATACGCTTTGCGAGGCGGCCTCGTGCGGGGTAATGCCGTTGTCCAGTTTCTCGACGTAATTATCGATGATGACGATCGCGTTGTCCACCACCATTCCGAGGACCAGGATCAGCGAGGCCAGGGAAACGGTCTGCAGATCCCAGCCGGTTACCCACATGAACGCCAGGGTGATGAGGATGGATATGGGAATGGCGGACGCGGCCACCAAAGCCACCCGGCGGGGCAGCAGGATGATGGTGACCAGGGTGACGGCGACGATGGCGATGGCGAACTCTTTCATAAAGTTGGTAATGGCATTGGAGACCGCGCCGGGGATGTTGGAGATGGTTACGATTTTCACATCCGGCGGCAACGATTGGGTGAAGCGCTCGATCTCCTTGCCGACCGCCTCGCCAAAGTGAACAATGTTGTTGCCGGTCTGCATCTCCAGAGAGACGATGAGGCATTTTTTGCCGTTCACGCGGACAAAGGAATCCGGTTCCTCATACTCACGCACCACTCGGGCCACATCTTTAATCCGGACGATATTGCCCAGAGGATCCGAATATACGATCTGTTTCGCCAAATCCTCTTCGTTGTGATAGCTCAAAGGGATATGAACAGGATACACGGTATGGCCGTCGTCGATCTCGCCGGCATAGCCGACATCGCTTTGCGGTTTGAGGGCCGCCAGGACCACCAGGGGCTTGATGCCATAGTGCGCCAGCTTGGCGTCATCCATATAGACGTTGATCTGTTCCTTCAGCTGGCCATAGTTCTTTACCTTGGAGACGGAAGGGATTTTTCTGATTTGATCTTCGAATTGTTCGACATACTCTGTGAGTTCTTTATAGGTTTTCGTATCGGATTGAACCGCCAGCAACAGGGCCGAGGTGCTGCCGAAATCGTTGTCCGCCGTCAGGGAGAGGACGCCGGACGGCAACTGCTTTTTGAAATCATTCAGCCCCAGCCGCAGCTTGGCCCAAAAGGCTTCGGGATCTTTTTCTTTCTCCGAGACCTCCACATAGATGACCATTACGTTTTCTTTGGAGATGGAGCGGGTTTTGCTGCGCACGACCGAGTTGTATTGAAACAGATATTGTTCGACTTTTTTCGTCAGCTGCTCCTCGACCTGCAGCGAGGAGGCGCCGGGGTACACACCGACGATGATGCCCTGCCGTATTTCAAACGTGGGGAATTCATCCCGCGGCATCTGCACCAGGGCGAGGATTCCCACCATCAGCAAAAGGCCGGTGCTGATGAACAGTACCTGCTTGTAGCGGAGCAGCGTTTCCAGTAAGGTGTATTTCTTTTTCATGGTTTTCATTTCCTCAGGCGCTAGTTGGGCAGGATTCTCACTGCAGCGTTATCCACCAGATTGTGCTGACCGGACACCACCAGGTGATCGTCCCTGTTCAGCCCGGCGGTGATTTCCAGGCCGTTCGCCAGCATGCCGCCGATTTGAACATATTTTCTCGTCGCTTTGGCGGTTGCGGGATCAACGACGTAGACAAAATTTTTTCCGGTTTCATCGACCAGTACCGCGAGACTCGGCGCCAGCAGGCCCTGATGAAGGCCCGGATTTTCGATGGTCACTTTGCAGATCATGCCGGGTTTGATTTTCCATTCAGAATTGGCCAGCGCAATTTTTATTTTATACGTGTGCGCCAGCGGATCGGCCATCACGCCGACCTCTTCCACTGTGCCGGCATATTCCCGGCTTCCCAGGGCGCCGATGGTGACCATGGCCTTGTCGCCGGTTTTGATCAAGGAGATTTCGTCCTCCGGAACCGCCACCTTGGCGAACACCTTGGAAATCTTGACCAAGGTAATGGAGGAGACATTCGGCAGGGCGATCATGCCCGGGTTGACAGAGCGTTTGCCGACAAGGGCATCGGTGGTGGCATACAGGTTGCAGTCATCGAGCCCCTTGCGCGCAATGGCTGCTGCGGCTTTGGCTTGCTGCAGACCGGTTTCCACTTCAATATATTTGATCTCCGGCAGATTGCCGTTCTGATACATGGGCGCTAACCGTTTATAGGCATCCTCCGCCTGCTGCTGGACGGCATTGGCCATTTTCCAGGCGCTTTTAAAAGTGGTGGTGTCGAGCCTGGCCAGCAGCTGGCCCTTTTTGACGAACTGTCCTTCGGAAACCCGCACCTCCGCCACCGTACCGACCGATGCAAAGCTGAGGGGTATGGTTTCGGATTCTTCGATGGTGCCGCTATAGGCCGTATATTGGCGGGCGTCAGCGGCGCGGACTTGATACAGCTTGACGGGCACGGGTTCCGGTTGCGTGTTGTTTGCGGAATGGTTGCAGCCTGTTCCTGTGATCAGAGCCATGATCAGGCTGACAGCTGGTGCAGTTAGATTTTTCATGTTAACTCCATGTATTTTTAGACCAATAAAGTTTTTTAGTCGGAATCTCGGCAAAAAATTTAAATTCCATTAGTTATTAGCTTTACGACGATATCTATTTGTTTGGGATCATCGTTTTCCAACATCAGGTACAATTCCAGGGCATGAATGACGCCGACGATGGCTTTAACCGCTGTTTCCAGTTCATCTTCATCGATAAAGTGGAATTCACTGCTTAAAAATCCTTGATTCAGCACCTCTCTGATAAATTTTGCTTCCCTCTCTTCCAACGTTGATCTGATTTTTTCAAGATAGCCGCGGCTCATGGTGATCTCTCGGCGGGCGATGCTGTAGATGGTCGAGTATTTGCTCATCTCGTAAATACAGCTAACAATATATTTTTTAAGTTTTTCTTTCGCCGAGCTCATCATGTTGGCGAGCTCTTCAGCCGTTGATAAAATTTGAGTTAATTGAATTTTTATCACCGCATCAAATATCTCGTCCTTACTTTTGTAATAATAGTATAATGTGCTTTTTCCCTTACCAGCTTCGCGGGCGATGTCTTCCATGGTGGTTTTATTCAGCCCCCATTTCTGAAAGACCCGCTCAGCTGCGTGAAGGATCGCTTGCCGAACCTGTTCGTCTTTATCTTTTATGGTGTCCATAGAGTATTCTTTGGCTGTTGGTCTATTCGACTAAAATTGTTTTATGGTCTAATTTAGCCATTGTCTAAGGAAAAAGCAAGGAATTTTTACATAGAATTTGTAAAACAGTCTTGTTTTTCAATCTCTGTTTGGCTAACTTTCCAGCACTGACTTGAAGAGGAGGAGATCGTGGATGAGAAAACCTGCTGTCCGGAATTCGATCCGGCGCCCTGGGATGATAAAACATTCGAATGGGCTGGCAAAAAGTTCATCAAGGAAAAGGTCCGGACCCTGTTATACATGCCGCTGAACTTTGGCTCGGTCATGAGACGGCTGGATGCCATGGTGACGGGGGCCGGCGGTTATTTTGCCGGCGGGCTCTGCCTGTCCGATCACACCTCGAAATGGAATATGGATGTCTATCTCGCGGTGGACCGTGAGATCCCCGGTGCGGAAAACACCAGCCTGAGCGGCACCTTTTTCACCAAGGTCTATGAAGGACCGTTCAAAGACACGGGAAAATGGTGCGCGGATTTCCAGCAAGTTGCCAAGAACAAGGGGCTGGAGGTCAAGAAGTGGTATATGTGGTATACCACCTGTCCAAAATGCGCGAAAAAATACGGTAAAAATTACACGGTGGTCGTGGCGCAGGTGTAAGAATCCCAAATCCCTGCTGGGCCGGCTCTGGCGTTGGCATATCAATTTTTGTCCTGGCTGGAAAAAGTACTTTACATCACTGCCGGATGAAGATAAGGCGACGCTGGCGAAGCGATACACCTTCAGCAAATACCAGTGATCGAGCGCCGCGGAGGCGTTCTGCACGAGGGAATTTTACTGCGGCCCAATTGCCACAAGCGTTAGCTCATGGATTGCGTTGGCCGAATCCGTTGGCTAAAGCCCAAATTCGGGCTTATGCAACCACGCGTTCTGGCGCGCGGCTATTTTTTCTCGTTAGACTGACGATTGGGAAGCTGGAGCTTTCCACCCATCGGCATCAAGGATGGATTCTATGGTTGATCAACATGCCGCACCCCGACGCAGGGGATTGCTGTCTTCACTCCATTCAAGACTGTACCGATGCACAGGACCATCTGACCCGTTCGACAGGAGGGAGTTAGGAACTGCACTCCCAATTGACACAA is part of the bacterium genome and encodes:
- a CDS encoding TetR/AcrR family transcriptional regulator; amino-acid sequence: MDTIKDKDEQVRQAILHAAERVFQKWGLNKTTMEDIAREAGKGKSTLYYYYKSKDEIFDAVIKIQLTQILSTAEELANMMSSAKEKLKKYIVSCIYEMSKYSTIYSIARREITMSRGYLEKIRSTLEEREAKFIREVLNQGFLSSEFHFIDEDELETAVKAIVGVIHALELYLMLENDDPKQIDIVVKLITNGI
- a CDS encoding efflux RND transporter periplasmic adaptor subunit — its product is MKNLTAPAVSLIMALITGTGCNHSANNTQPEPVPVKLYQVRAADARQYTAYSGTIEESETIPLSFASVGTVAEVRVSEGQFVKKGQLLARLDTTTFKSAWKMANAVQQQAEDAYKRLAPMYQNGNLPEIKYIEVETGLQQAKAAAAIARKGLDDCNLYATTDALVGKRSVNPGMIALPNVSSITLVKISKVFAKVAVPEDEISLIKTGDKAMVTIGALGSREYAGTVEEVGVMADPLAHTYKIKIALANSEWKIKPGMICKVTIENPGLHQGLLAPSLAVLVDETGKNFVYVVDPATAKATRKYVQIGGMLANGLEITAGLNRDDHLVVSGQHNLVDNAAVRILPN
- a CDS encoding efflux RND transporter permease subunit gives rise to the protein MKKKYTLLETLLRYKQVLFISTGLLLMVGILALVQMPRDEFPTFEIRQGIIVGVYPGASSLQVEEQLTKKVEQYLFQYNSVVRSKTRSISKENVMVIYVEVSEKEKDPEAFWAKLRLGLNDFKKQLPSGVLSLTADNDFGSTSALLLAVQSDTKTYKELTEYVEQFEDQIRKIPSVSKVKNYGQLKEQINVYMDDAKLAHYGIKPLVVLAALKPQSDVGYAGEIDDGHTVYPVHIPLSYHNEEDLAKQIVYSDPLGNIVRIKDVARVVREYEEPDSFVRVNGKKCLIVSLEMQTGNNIVHFGEAVGKEIERFTQSLPPDVKIVTISNIPGAVSNAITNFMKEFAIAIVAVTLVTIILLPRRVALVAASAIPISILITLAFMWVTGWDLQTVSLASLILVLGMVVDNAIVIIDNYVEKLDNGITPHEAASQSVSDLFGSVLSATLILIACFWPIIFFMKGTAGDFVRSLPYVVSFALFTSLFTSAVLVPLLSYSFIKKGIKNDSRKGRKAVFLDQVQKQYNRLLDNAFKNKLIVVLLGMASFIAGLVILGISPQQSFPKIERNQFAVEVHLPLGSSLQQTDAVMKDLEQLLEKDPRVKTVASFVGTSSPRFHTIYAPNFPAKSYGQLIVLTTSNQATIEVLDEYSVKCAHRYANANVKWKQLEFAVSPSPIEIRIAGEDLQTLKQTAGRISDLVRQCEGVTWVRTDFKQAQQTIDLEIKRDEASRLGYSNTLLGYSLMVGTKGFPLATIWEGDYPVTVQLKVDKKVKTSIDDINNQ